The Muricauda sp. SCSIO 65647 genome includes a region encoding these proteins:
- a CDS encoding COX15/CtaA family protein: protein MNKDQKKDNKAVITWLLIGCLLIFIMVVVGGITRLTHSGLSISNYRLISGTIPPMNEVEWQEAFELYKQYPEYQKLNQHFTLADFKDIYFWEWLHRVIGRFIGIVFLVPFVYFLARRQLSKSTTKKALILLVLGAFQGFLGWYMVKSGLIDRPDVSHYRLAAHLTTAFITFAYTLWVALDLMFPNRKKANIGLRNLVRFVLAVLLLQIIWGAFVAGLDAGFIHNHWPMMSEGKLIHETVYIEQTPFLKNFIEGKSGVQFIHRYLAYIVVGLIIFIAYKARKFEVTIYQKKGINALLILVLVQFISGVLTLLYAVPVWLGVVHQVFAFFLLAAMTFTLHRYTK from the coding sequence GTGAATAAAGACCAAAAAAAAGACAACAAAGCAGTGATCACCTGGTTGTTGATAGGCTGTCTATTGATATTCATCATGGTAGTTGTAGGCGGCATCACACGTTTGACCCATTCAGGACTCTCAATTTCGAATTATAGATTGATCAGTGGTACAATACCTCCAATGAACGAGGTTGAGTGGCAAGAGGCCTTTGAGCTTTATAAACAGTATCCAGAGTATCAAAAGCTCAATCAGCATTTCACATTGGCTGATTTCAAGGACATCTATTTCTGGGAATGGCTGCACAGGGTTATCGGCAGGTTCATAGGTATCGTGTTCTTAGTGCCTTTCGTTTATTTTTTGGCACGAAGGCAATTGTCAAAGTCTACCACAAAAAAAGCATTGATTTTGCTTGTTCTGGGAGCTTTTCAAGGGTTTTTGGGCTGGTATATGGTCAAAAGTGGGCTCATTGACCGGCCTGATGTAAGCCACTATCGGTTGGCGGCCCACCTGACCACTGCTTTCATCACTTTCGCCTATACACTTTGGGTAGCGCTTGATTTAATGTTCCCAAACAGAAAAAAAGCAAATATCGGTTTAAGAAACCTTGTCAGGTTTGTTTTGGCCGTACTGCTGCTGCAAATAATATGGGGTGCTTTTGTGGCTGGGCTTGATGCGGGCTTCATTCACAACCATTGGCCCATGATGAGCGAAGGAAAATTGATACACGAAACGGTGTATATTGAGCAAACGCCGTTTTTGAAGAACTTCATCGAAGGAAAAAGTGGCGTACAGTTCATCCATCGTTATTTGGCCTATATAGTTGTCGGCCTGATTATTTTCATTGCTTACAAAGCCCGTAAATTTGAAGTGACCATTTATCAGAAGAAGGGGATAAATGCCCTTTTGATATTGGTATTGGTGCAATTTATATCGGGTGTACTCACGTTGCTCTATGCGGTACCCGTTTGGCTGGGTGTAGTACACCAGGTATTCGCTTTTTTTCTATTGGCAGCGATGACCTTTACCTTGCATAGGTATACCAAGTAG
- a CDS encoding CCA tRNA nucleotidyltransferase has translation MMPIDGGAHMNHKHALQHNIFKTIGAIADEASLDCYVIGGFVRDYFLEKKSPKDIDIVVVGSGIALAKKVASRLKGKPKVSIFKNFGTAMIKHRDLELEFVGARKESYHHDSRKPIVEDGTLEDDQKRRDFTINALALSLNSTTFGDLLDPFDGLGDLNRKLIRTPLNPDITYSDDPLRMMRAIRFASQLNFTIELKSLQAIAQSNDRLKIVSKERTIDELNKILMTDKPSIGFTLLHQTGLLPLILPELIALQGIEEVEGQRHKDNFWHTLEVVDNIAQTTDNLWLRWAALLHDIGKAPTKRFDKKIGWTFHAHEFVGSKMVYKLFKRLRLPLNDKMKFVQKMVLMSSRPVILAEDHVTDSAVRRLVFDAGDHVDDLMTLCEADITTKNPKKQKKYLNNFKKVRQKITEVEERDRVRNFQPPISGEEIMKTFDLKPSKEIGVIKEAIKEAILEGEIPNEYTAAHQYMLKKGKEIGLNPNNSE, from the coding sequence ATGATGCCCATCGATGGCGGCGCTCACATGAACCACAAGCACGCATTACAACATAACATCTTCAAGACCATAGGGGCAATTGCCGATGAAGCATCATTGGACTGTTATGTCATCGGGGGATTTGTGAGGGATTACTTCCTCGAGAAAAAAAGTCCGAAAGACATTGACATCGTCGTTGTAGGAAGTGGGATAGCGCTTGCCAAAAAGGTTGCCTCCCGGTTAAAAGGAAAACCCAAAGTTTCCATTTTCAAGAACTTTGGCACGGCAATGATCAAACACCGAGACCTTGAACTCGAGTTTGTTGGTGCCCGAAAAGAAAGCTACCACCACGACAGTAGAAAACCCATTGTTGAAGACGGTACACTTGAAGATGATCAAAAACGTCGTGATTTTACCATCAACGCACTGGCCCTATCGCTCAATAGTACAACTTTTGGCGATTTACTTGACCCATTCGATGGTTTGGGCGACTTGAACCGAAAACTTATTCGCACTCCGCTCAATCCAGATATTACCTATTCAGATGACCCATTGCGAATGATGCGGGCCATCAGGTTCGCCTCGCAACTTAATTTCACCATCGAGTTAAAATCACTGCAGGCCATCGCCCAGAGCAATGACCGTTTAAAAATTGTATCAAAAGAGCGCACGATTGACGAACTGAACAAAATTTTGATGACCGATAAGCCCTCAATTGGCTTTACCCTTTTACATCAAACAGGACTTTTACCGCTTATTTTGCCAGAGCTGATTGCCTTACAGGGTATCGAAGAAGTCGAAGGCCAAAGACACAAAGACAATTTTTGGCATACGCTAGAGGTGGTTGACAATATTGCACAGACCACTGATAATCTTTGGTTGCGCTGGGCTGCATTGCTTCACGATATCGGCAAGGCACCTACAAAGCGGTTCGATAAAAAAATTGGATGGACCTTTCATGCCCACGAATTTGTCGGCTCAAAAATGGTGTATAAATTGTTCAAGAGATTACGGCTTCCGCTCAATGACAAAATGAAATTTGTACAAAAGATGGTGCTGATGAGCTCAAGGCCCGTTATTTTGGCCGAAGACCATGTCACCGATTCGGCGGTGAGGCGTTTGGTCTTCGATGCGGGCGATCATGTTGACGATCTAATGACCCTTTGCGAGGCCGATATCACCACAAAGAATCCAAAAAAGCAAAAAAAGTATCTCAACAATTTCAAAAAAGTCCGTCAGAAAATCACTGAGGTCGAAGAACGTGACCGCGTAAGAAATTTTCAACCTCCCATTAGCGGTGAAGAGATCATGAAGACCTTTGACCTAAAACCATCGAAAGAAATAGGTGTCATCAAAGAGGCCATCAAAGAGGCTATTCTTGAAGGTGAAATACCAAACGAGTATACTGCGGCCCATCAATACATGCTTAAAAAAGGAAAAGAAATCGGATTAAACCCAAATAATAGTGAATAA
- a CDS encoding ATP-grasp fold amidoligase family protein — MRKIWLGLLKKMKFLPPKNYVKIYYEYYSGKKLDLQNPIEFNQKIHWLKVFYKPSILTQLVDKYEVRSYVEEKIGKQYLNELIAVYEKTNQVDFEALPKKFVMKATHGFHFNIIVKDKEQLNKTRAKYLLRKWMGKNQYYRGGLEWAYKNVKPRIIVEKFLEEIGKPTVNDYKFFCFSGKPKFVQIDMERGIQDLRCYYDLDWQKLPFTTQQNKFFEGSLEKPKNFELMVDLAAKLADNFPFVRVDFYNIEGTIYFGEMTFYPTDGRKEFIPQKYNQILGSYIELPKVPKGQKFITEA, encoded by the coding sequence TTGAGAAAAATTTGGTTGGGCCTACTCAAGAAAATGAAATTTCTTCCGCCCAAAAACTACGTTAAAATCTACTACGAATATTATTCGGGCAAAAAACTCGATTTACAGAATCCGATTGAGTTCAACCAGAAAATACATTGGTTAAAGGTTTTCTATAAACCGTCGATTCTTACCCAATTGGTAGACAAATATGAGGTAAGATCTTATGTGGAGGAAAAAATTGGAAAACAATATCTGAACGAGCTGATTGCCGTATATGAAAAAACAAACCAAGTCGACTTCGAAGCACTCCCCAAAAAATTTGTGATGAAGGCCACTCATGGGTTTCATTTCAATATTATTGTAAAAGATAAAGAGCAGCTAAATAAAACACGGGCGAAGTACCTTTTAAGAAAGTGGATGGGCAAAAACCAGTACTATCGCGGCGGACTGGAATGGGCATACAAGAACGTCAAACCAAGAATAATTGTAGAAAAGTTTTTGGAAGAGATAGGTAAGCCAACCGTAAATGATTATAAGTTCTTTTGTTTTTCGGGAAAACCCAAATTTGTACAAATCGATATGGAAAGGGGCATTCAAGATTTGAGATGCTACTATGACCTTGATTGGCAAAAACTTCCTTTTACAACACAACAAAACAAGTTTTTCGAGGGAAGTTTGGAGAAACCGAAGAATTTTGAACTTATGGTGGATCTGGCCGCAAAGCTGGCCGATAACTTTCCTTTCGTACGGGTTGATTTCTATAACATTGAAGGCACTATATATTTTGGCGAAATGACATTTTACCCCACTGATGGCCGTAAAGAGTTTATCCCCCAAAAGTACAACCAGATACTAGGAAGCTACATAGAACTGCCAAAGGTGCCCAAAGGGCAAAAATTTATAACCGAAGCATAG
- a CDS encoding glycosyltransferase family 2 protein has product MEKPKISIIISTYNAEEWLEKVLWGFNCQIFKGFEVVVADDGSRPSTRELIDRLGEEVFYDIKHIWQEDDGFQKSRILNKAISACSADYIIMTDGDCIPREDFVEVHYINKEEGYFISGGYYMLPMNISKMITRKDIEKQNCFNIHWLKEKGIPKTFKNNKLRARGFISKLLNTFTPTNASWNGHNSSGWKKDILNVNGFDERMQYGGQDRELGERLFNFGIKSKQLRYSAVCVHLDHKRGYKTPESMAKNHAIRKETRKKKHVWTHYGITK; this is encoded by the coding sequence ATGGAAAAACCGAAAATCTCGATTATTATCAGTACTTACAATGCTGAAGAGTGGCTCGAAAAAGTATTGTGGGGCTTCAATTGCCAAATTTTCAAAGGTTTTGAGGTAGTGGTAGCAGACGATGGCTCCAGGCCATCGACCAGAGAACTCATCGATCGCTTGGGTGAAGAGGTCTTTTATGATATCAAGCATATCTGGCAAGAAGATGATGGTTTTCAAAAATCAAGAATCTTGAACAAGGCCATCTCAGCTTGTAGTGCTGATTACATTATCATGACCGATGGTGACTGTATTCCCCGAGAAGATTTTGTTGAGGTACATTATATCAATAAAGAGGAGGGCTATTTCATTTCGGGGGGGTACTATATGCTGCCCATGAATATCTCTAAGATGATTACCAGAAAAGATATCGAAAAGCAGAATTGTTTTAATATCCATTGGTTGAAAGAAAAAGGTATTCCCAAGACCTTTAAGAACAATAAGTTGCGAGCACGGGGGTTCATTTCAAAGTTGTTGAACACTTTTACCCCTACCAACGCGAGTTGGAACGGTCATAATTCTTCTGGTTGGAAAAAAGACATTCTTAACGTAAATGGTTTTGACGAACGCATGCAATATGGGGGCCAAGACCGTGAATTGGGTGAACGCCTCTTTAATTTCGGTATCAAGTCAAAGCAGTTGCGCTATAGTGCCGTTTGTGTTCACCTTGATCATAAAAGGGGATATAAAACTCCAGAATCGATGGCCAAAAATCATGCGATAAGAAAAGAGACCAGAAAGAAAAAACATGTATGGACGCACTATGGCATTACCAAGTAG
- a CDS encoding glycosyltransferase family 2 protein, which yields MSAPKQKLSALIITYNELGYIEKCIESVSFADEILIVDSYSNDGTYEYLINHPKVKVIQNAFENFTAQKSFTLKQASNDWVLFLDADEIVSPSLRDEILETINNPDACEAYWFYRIFMFKNEKLRFSGWQTDKNHRLFRKSKVRFTDKKLVHETLEVDGSSCILNEKLTHYCYKNYEDYKSKMLHYGRLKAKEAFYREKHFNYLSMIVKTGWKFFNHYFLRLGILDGKKGIIICYLNALGVLERFRELKRLEKKNELAYYLVMP from the coding sequence TTGAGCGCCCCAAAGCAAAAACTTTCGGCTCTTATTATTACCTACAATGAGCTGGGCTACATAGAAAAATGCATTGAATCTGTTTCATTTGCAGACGAAATTTTGATCGTTGATTCTTATAGCAATGATGGCACCTACGAATATTTGATCAATCACCCAAAGGTCAAGGTAATACAAAATGCGTTTGAGAATTTCACGGCCCAAAAATCATTCACCCTAAAGCAGGCGAGCAATGACTGGGTATTGTTTCTTGATGCCGATGAGATAGTTTCGCCTTCACTACGTGATGAAATACTCGAGACCATCAATAATCCAGATGCCTGCGAAGCGTATTGGTTCTATCGCATCTTTATGTTCAAAAATGAAAAACTACGCTTCAGTGGTTGGCAGACCGATAAGAACCACCGGCTGTTTAGAAAAAGTAAGGTACGATTCACCGACAAAAAATTGGTTCATGAAACATTGGAAGTCGATGGGTCTTCTTGTATTTTGAATGAAAAGCTTACCCATTACTGTTATAAAAACTACGAAGACTATAAGTCGAAGATGTTGCATTATGGAAGGCTGAAGGCAAAAGAAGCCTTTTACAGGGAAAAGCACTTCAATTATCTTTCAATGATCGTTAAAACGGGCTGGAAGTTCTTCAATCACTATTTTTTACGGTTGGGCATTTTAGACGGTAAAAAAGGTATCATTATTTGCTACCTCAATGCCTTGGGCGTTTTAGAGCGTTTCAGAGAATTAAAAAGACTCGAAAAAAAGAATGAGCTGGCTTACTACTTGGTAATGCCATAG
- a CDS encoding 2,3,4,5-tetrahydropyridine-2,6-dicarboxylate N-succinyltransferase: MTALRAQIENAWDNRELLKEHDTQRAIREVIDLIDEGALRCAEPTDIGWQINEWVKKAVVLYFPIQKMEVLEAGIFEYHDKIPLKKGYQQKGIRVVPHAVARHGAYISPGTILMPSYVNIGAYVDEGTMVDTWATVGSCAQIGKNVHLSGGVGIGGVLEPLQAAPVIIEDNAFIGSRCIVVEGVRVEKEAVLGANVVLTASTKIIDVTGDKPVELKSRVPERSVVIPGSYTKKFSAGEYQVPCALIIGKRKESTNKKTSLNDALREHDVAV; the protein is encoded by the coding sequence ATGACAGCACTGAGGGCACAGATTGAAAACGCTTGGGACAACCGTGAACTGCTTAAGGAGCATGACACCCAAAGGGCAATACGGGAAGTGATCGACCTGATTGATGAGGGTGCCCTGCGCTGTGCCGAACCGACCGATATCGGCTGGCAGATCAACGAATGGGTCAAAAAAGCCGTAGTGCTGTATTTTCCCATTCAAAAAATGGAAGTGCTCGAAGCGGGCATCTTTGAATACCATGATAAGATTCCGCTCAAAAAAGGGTATCAACAAAAAGGGATACGTGTGGTACCCCATGCCGTAGCACGTCACGGAGCCTATATCTCACCAGGCACTATTTTGATGCCCAGCTACGTGAATATCGGCGCCTATGTTGATGAAGGTACCATGGTCGATACTTGGGCCACTGTTGGCAGTTGTGCCCAAATCGGCAAAAACGTACATTTAAGTGGCGGTGTAGGTATTGGTGGTGTATTGGAACCGTTACAGGCAGCCCCTGTCATCATTGAAGACAATGCTTTTATCGGTTCGCGTTGCATCGTTGTAGAGGGCGTTCGTGTAGAGAAAGAAGCGGTATTGGGTGCCAATGTAGTACTGACCGCCTCGACCAAGATCATCGATGTAACGGGAGACAAACCTGTGGAGTTGAAAAGTAGGGTTCCCGAGCGTTCAGTTGTTATACCAGGTAGTTACACCAAAAAGTTTTCGGCAGGTGAGTATCAGGTGCCCTGCGCCCTTATCATCGGTAAACGAAAAGAGAGCACCAACAAAAAAACTTCGTTGAACGATGCCCTGCGAGAGCACGATGTAGCGGTTTGA
- the ruvX gene encoding Holliday junction resolvase RuvX produces the protein MARIMALDYGKVRTGIAVTDELQLIASGLTTVTTDKLFDFIESYLHKEEVERIIVGEPKQMSGQVSASETLIEKFLKQFKTRFPKMPIERQDERFTSKMAVQSMLEAGVKKRKRQNKALVDEISATLILQAYLERN, from the coding sequence TTGGCACGGATAATGGCTTTAGACTATGGCAAAGTGCGGACGGGAATTGCAGTCACCGATGAGTTGCAACTGATCGCCTCAGGTCTGACCACGGTCACTACCGATAAGTTGTTCGATTTCATTGAAAGCTATCTTCATAAAGAGGAAGTTGAACGTATCATTGTCGGGGAACCCAAACAGATGAGCGGTCAGGTTTCAGCATCAGAAACCTTGATTGAAAAATTTTTGAAACAATTCAAGACCCGTTTTCCCAAAATGCCCATTGAACGCCAAGATGAACGTTTCACCTCAAAGATGGCGGTGCAGAGCATGTTGGAAGCAGGAGTAAAGAAAAGGAAGCGCCAAAATAAGGCCTTGGTCGATGAAATCAGCGCGACCTTGATTTTACAGGCCTATCTAGAAAGAAATTGA
- the def gene encoding peptide deformylase — MILPIIAYGDPVLRKKATAITDGYPKLTELIENMWDTMYNASGVGLAAPQIGKPIRLFMVDATPFADDEDLSEEEQKQLDGFKRVFINAQIQEETGKEWSFNEGCLSIPDIREDVNRKDTITITYQDEDFNTHTETYDGLAARIIQHEYDHIEGILFTDKLSSLKKRLLKSRLDKISKGKIQIDYKMRFPNLKKGR; from the coding sequence ATGATTTTACCCATTATCGCCTATGGAGACCCTGTGTTGCGCAAAAAAGCGACAGCTATCACCGATGGGTATCCAAAGTTGACCGAACTCATAGAGAACATGTGGGATACCATGTACAACGCCAGTGGTGTCGGTCTGGCCGCACCACAGATTGGCAAGCCCATTCGCTTGTTCATGGTCGATGCCACACCCTTTGCCGATGATGAAGATTTGAGTGAAGAAGAGCAAAAACAGCTCGATGGTTTCAAAAGGGTCTTTATCAATGCCCAGATACAAGAGGAGACCGGAAAAGAATGGTCTTTTAATGAAGGATGCCTCAGCATACCTGACATTCGTGAAGATGTAAATCGAAAAGATACCATCACCATCACCTATCAAGATGAGGATTTCAATACCCATACCGAAACCTATGATGGATTGGCGGCAAGAATCATACAGCACGAGTACGACCACATCGAGGGCATTCTCTTCACCGATAAACTATCATCGCTCAAAAAACGATTGCTCAAGAGCCGGTTAGACAAAATTTCGAAGGGCAAAATCCAAATCGATTACAAAATGCGCTTTCCAAATCTTAAAAAAGGGCGTTAA
- a CDS encoding DUF5606 domain-containing protein has translation MTLDKILSIGGKPGLYKLLTQTRSGFVGESLLDGKRVSVGLRNNVSVLSEIAIYTLEEEVPLREVFQKIKDKEKGGKTAISHKDEKIKLEEYFFEVLPDYDEDRVYASDIKKVIQWYNILHDNSITDFSEPEEETTKTADKKDQEPSK, from the coding sequence ATGACATTGGATAAAATATTATCGATCGGTGGCAAACCTGGTCTCTATAAACTACTGACGCAGACCCGTAGTGGTTTTGTAGGTGAGTCTTTGTTGGATGGCAAAAGGGTTTCGGTAGGTTTGCGAAACAATGTCAGCGTACTTTCAGAAATCGCTATATACACCTTAGAGGAAGAAGTACCGCTGAGGGAAGTATTTCAAAAAATCAAGGACAAGGAAAAAGGAGGTAAAACCGCAATCAGTCACAAAGACGAGAAAATCAAGCTTGAAGAATATTTCTTCGAAGTATTGCCCGATTACGACGAAGACCGTGTTTATGCCAGTGACATCAAAAAGGTGATTCAATGGTACAACATTCTACACGATAACAGTATCACCGATTTTTCAGAACCAGAAGAGGAAACCACCAAAACTGCAGATAAGAAAGACCAAGAGCCTTCTAAGTAG
- a CDS encoding family 20 glycosylhydrolase, with product MFKSVAAKGLLVFTIVLFLMACAERKKEINYPKTDLTEAALIPRPVKVIPTNSAFGLDVNTAIYTSQTSNGFEEVGVFLAQKIKNHIDLDLYVNGNESEAIERIIFINQTDTLGTDNPEAYQLYIKNDSILLNAKTAAGAFRGIQTLRQLIPQTGNDTLAEQPMWLIPSGKIIDEPIFEYRGAMLDVARHFFTVAEVKKFIDLLAYYKYNAFHMHLSDDQGWRIEIKSWPKLTEVGGQTEVGGGPGGFYTQEEFKELVDYAAERHIEIIPEIDMPGHTNAASFSYPILNGNGKKPSAYTGTQVGFSTFDARKDTVYAFIDDVVREIAAMSPSPYFHIGGDESHVTKKNDYIHFVEKVEKIVKKHGKRMVGWNEIAQAKIDPSTVAQLWNEPHNALKAAENGSKIILSPATKTYLDMQYDSLSKYGLHWAAYIPVDSAYIWSPTTHVEGLPKESILGLEAPLWSETISNSAELEYLAFPRAIGYAELAWTPEEQHDWESYKERLAEQTPYLDRMNVNYYPSKLIDWKESKHTYKEIERD from the coding sequence ATGTTCAAATCAGTTGCCGCCAAAGGCCTTTTGGTCTTTACAATTGTTCTATTTCTAATGGCTTGCGCCGAACGGAAAAAGGAGATAAATTATCCGAAAACCGATTTGACGGAAGCCGCCCTTATCCCAAGACCAGTAAAGGTCATTCCCACCAACTCAGCTTTTGGTTTAGATGTCAATACGGCTATATATACCTCGCAAACTTCAAACGGTTTCGAAGAGGTAGGTGTTTTTCTGGCACAAAAAATCAAAAATCATATAGACCTCGATCTGTACGTAAATGGCAACGAAAGCGAAGCCATCGAACGTATCATTTTTATCAATCAGACCGATACCTTGGGCACCGATAACCCTGAAGCCTATCAACTGTATATCAAGAACGACTCCATTCTGTTGAATGCCAAGACCGCGGCAGGTGCCTTTCGGGGTATTCAGACGTTGAGGCAATTGATTCCCCAGACCGGCAACGACACTTTAGCTGAGCAGCCCATGTGGTTGATTCCTTCCGGAAAAATTATTGATGAGCCCATTTTCGAATATCGCGGGGCCATGCTCGATGTGGCACGCCATTTCTTTACCGTGGCGGAGGTCAAAAAATTCATCGATCTGCTCGCCTATTACAAATACAATGCCTTTCATATGCATCTATCTGACGATCAAGGCTGGCGTATCGAAATCAAATCATGGCCCAAGCTCACCGAAGTGGGTGGGCAAACAGAAGTGGGCGGAGGCCCTGGTGGTTTCTACACCCAAGAAGAGTTCAAAGAATTGGTAGATTATGCGGCCGAGCGCCATATAGAGATCATTCCAGAGATAGATATGCCAGGCCATACCAACGCCGCCTCTTTCAGCTATCCCATTTTAAACGGTAATGGTAAGAAACCGAGCGCTTACACGGGCACCCAAGTCGGTTTCAGTACCTTTGATGCCAGAAAAGATACCGTGTATGCCTTTATCGATGATGTGGTACGAGAGATAGCGGCCATGTCACCCAGCCCCTATTTTCATATTGGGGGCGACGAGAGCCATGTCACCAAAAAGAACGATTACATACACTTTGTGGAAAAAGTGGAGAAAATCGTGAAAAAGCATGGCAAGCGCATGGTGGGATGGAACGAGATCGCCCAAGCCAAAATAGACCCTTCAACAGTGGCCCAATTATGGAACGAACCCCATAACGCCTTGAAAGCGGCTGAAAACGGTTCGAAAATCATTCTCTCGCCCGCCACCAAGACCTACCTCGACATGCAATACGATTCGCTGTCAAAATACGGCCTGCACTGGGCAGCCTATATACCCGTTGACAGTGCCTATATTTGGAGTCCGACCACACATGTAGAAGGGTTGCCCAAAGAAAGTATTTTAGGCCTGGAAGCTCCCCTTTGGTCAGAGACCATTAGCAATAGTGCCGAATTGGAGTATCTTGCTTTTCCTCGGGCGATCGGATATGCCGAACTGGCCTGGACACCCGAAGAACAACACGATTGGGAGAGTTATAAAGAACGTTTGGCCGAACAGACTCCCTACCTCGACCGTATGAACGTAAACTATTACCCCTCAAAATTGATAGATTGGAAAGAGAGCAAACATACCTACAAAGAAATTGAAAGGGATTAG
- a CDS encoding GDSL-type esterase/lipase family protein has translation MKKLVYLFFLGLFFGNAQEFRDFSKEVVAIQRRIDTTWNPKIATLVFTGSSSIRLWDDLQERFPEHQILNTGFGGSLSYDLLGYLDKLVLNYHPSKVFIYEGDNDLFYRRKPKEIISNFVNIIEKIKGKNHNAKIVIISVKPSIARWKLRRKCHKLNEQLKQLAATDSAVAFVNIWDPMLKGRKVNKSLFVEDGLHMNKEGYDIWQEALQIHMD, from the coding sequence ATGAAAAAGTTGGTTTACCTGTTCTTTTTGGGGCTATTTTTTGGAAACGCCCAAGAGTTTCGTGATTTTTCAAAGGAAGTGGTAGCCATACAGCGGCGGATTGACACCACTTGGAACCCAAAAATTGCTACCCTTGTTTTTACAGGAAGTTCTAGCATACGCCTGTGGGATGATCTACAGGAGCGTTTCCCCGAACACCAAATATTGAACACTGGTTTTGGCGGGTCTCTATCATACGATCTTTTAGGGTATTTAGACAAATTGGTACTGAACTACCATCCGAGCAAAGTATTCATTTATGAAGGTGACAATGACCTGTTCTATAGACGAAAGCCCAAAGAGATTATTTCGAATTTTGTGAACATCATTGAAAAAATCAAGGGAAAGAATCACAATGCCAAAATCGTCATCATCTCGGTAAAACCGAGTATTGCCCGCTGGAAACTGAGAAGAAAATGCCATAAGTTGAATGAGCAACTAAAACAGCTCGCCGCCACTGACAGTGCTGTGGCCTTTGTCAATATATGGGATCCGATGCTAAAGGGTCGCAAGGTAAACAAAAGTCTTTTCGTTGAAGATGGCCTGCACATGAACAAAGAAGGCTATGACATTTGGCAAGAAGCCTTGCAGATCCATATGGATTAG
- a CDS encoding alpha/beta hydrolase, which translates to MKYLAVVIGLFLALSSFSQEIIELPNGNTEDIVWENDEKEYFSTIWQTQVVTNVSVPTIQVFRPSEATNNGTAVIVAPGGGLYALSINSEGNDVAKWLNEKGITAFVLKYRLVPTGEDGVGEISQLSMSDPKKIGEEVAKVIPISIQDGLNAIAHVRENAATYGVNPNKIGFMGFSAGGAVTMGVAYNYNEKSKPNFLVPVYAWTDVMAVQTPKSDVPPMVIICATDDPLGLAKGSVELYNSMLKANKPVALHMYAKGGHGFGMKKQNLPSDQWIERFYEWSVAQGITEPKQ; encoded by the coding sequence ATGAAGTATTTAGCTGTTGTTATAGGTCTGTTTTTGGCATTATCTTCCTTTTCGCAAGAAATAATTGAGCTACCTAATGGAAATACCGAAGACATCGTTTGGGAAAACGACGAAAAAGAATACTTCTCCACCATATGGCAGACCCAGGTGGTGACCAATGTTTCGGTACCGACCATACAGGTTTTTCGCCCTTCAGAAGCAACCAATAATGGCACGGCCGTAATTGTGGCCCCAGGGGGTGGTCTATATGCCCTTAGCATAAACAGTGAGGGCAATGATGTCGCCAAATGGCTGAACGAAAAGGGTATTACTGCATTTGTGTTGAAATACCGCTTGGTGCCCACAGGTGAAGATGGCGTGGGTGAGATAAGCCAATTGTCGATGAGCGATCCCAAAAAGATTGGTGAAGAGGTGGCCAAGGTCATCCCCATATCAATTCAAGATGGGTTGAATGCCATTGCACACGTGCGTGAAAATGCCGCTACTTATGGCGTGAACCCCAATAAAATAGGGTTTATGGGCTTTTCAGCGGGCGGAGCCGTCACCATGGGGGTAGCCTACAACTATAACGAAAAGAGCAAACCCAACTTCTTGGTACCTGTATATGCCTGGACCGATGTCATGGCGGTACAAACACCAAAAAGCGATGTTCCGCCGATGGTAATTATCTGCGCTACCGATGACCCCCTTGGTCTGGCCAAGGGCTCTGTTGAGCTTTACAATTCAATGCTCAAGGCCAACAAACCCGTTGCCCTGCATATGTATGCCAAAGGTGGACATGGTTTCGGTATGAAAAAGCAAAATTTACCCTCTGACCAGTGGATCGAGCGTTTTTATGAATGGTCAGTGGCCCAAGGCATTACCGAGCCCAAGCAATAG